A single region of the Zygotorulaspora mrakii chromosome 4, complete sequence genome encodes:
- the ABF1 gene encoding DNA-binding protein ABF1 (similar to Saccharomyces cerevisiae ABF1 (YKL112W); ancestral locus Anc_2.460) produces MTSLYEYKHPIINKQLASGTDDQSGRKFPSLEAWYDVVNDYEFQARCPIILKNSHRNKHFTFACHLKDCPFKVLLSYCGNQSGNIQDDLEGGVQHEHSHHGDSLVSMDQKAKLPGQEQDGKIKGNDGEGSHQVDNGDHNHNGHGDNVGPDTRKYTDADAEDDDVSAAIAAAVAAVQDVRGKEEGQFGEEYMSAPALHGAAAGGQSTEAVVRGPFIVTKIEPYHNHPLESNLSLSKFVLTKVPRILQHDLNFDQILESLCNEEDNTVSKFRVSQYVEESGLLDILKERYGLTDADIDKKLLSHISRRVTTYKARFVLKKKKNGDYGTVSQNTGNGNASGASHYGQRSGRGASMNSRSTGDQGEHHLHQMNHHHHQLQQAIQRAVDDHENAGSHGHLQSLEDSNLNPELNDDAEAQAAAQAAMGEAAALKRSVQEMVDQEETDDENARKRQMMKLTASMHSNLVNDDGSLVSLDDTQDDKLPRDVAEQLRLLSSHFKEVEAHNMGNQSGGDGEDESKLIVKDEIPDENIQPELRGQ; encoded by the coding sequence ATGACAAGTTTGTATGAGTACAAACATCCGATTATCAACAAACAGCTTGCTTCGGGAACGGATGATCAGTCTGGTAGAAAGTTTCCGTCTCTAGAAGCCTGGTATGATGTTGTCAACGACTATGAATTTCAAGCAAGGTGTCCGATCATCCTTAAGAATTCGCACAGAAACAAGCATTTTACGTTTGCTTGCCATTTGAAGGATTGCCCTTTCAAAGTTTTGCTCAGTTACTGCGGTAATCAAAGTGGTAATATACAGGATGACCTGGAAGGTGGTGTACAGCACGAACATAGTCATCATGGAGATTCGTTGGTGTCGATGGATCAGAAGGCCAAGTTGCCAGGACAGGAGCAAGATGGTAAAATCAAAGGAAACGATGGAGAGGGGTCCCACCAGGTTGATAATGGCGATCACAATCATAACGGCCATGGGGACAACGTTGGGCCGGATACAAGAAAGTACACAGATGCGGACgctgaagatgatgacgTGAGTGCGGCTATTGCTGCGGCAGTTGCAGCAGTACAAGACGTGCGCGGTAAGGAGGAGGGACAGTTCGGCGAGGAGTACATGTCGGCGCCCGCTTTACATGGTGCTGCCGCTGGTGGTCAGTCCACTGAAGCTGTGGTGAGGGGACCGTTCATTGTTACCAAGATCGAGCCTTATCATAACCATCCTTTGGAGTCTAATTTGTCGTTGAGCAAGTTTGTGTTGACAAAAGTACCAAGAATATTGCAACacgatttgaattttgatcaaataCTGGAGAGTTTGTGCAATGAAGAGGATAATACTGTATCTAAATTCCGTGTTTCTCAATACGTTGAAGAGTCGGGTCTGTTagatattttgaaggaaCGTTACGGCCTCACAGATGCtgatattgataaaaaattaCTGTCACATATTTCAAGACGTGTTACCACGTACAAGGCACGTTTCGTGCTtaagaagaagaaaaatggagACTACGGTACTGTATCTCAGAATACTGGCAACGGCAACGCTAGCGGCGCCAGCCATTACGGTCAACGTTCAGGAAGGGGGGCTTCAATGAATTCCCGTTCCACTGGCGATCAAGGAGAACATCACCTTCATCAAATGAAccaccatcatcatcagcTCCAGCAGGCTATACAACGTGCCGTTGATGATCATGAAAATGCAGGTTCCCATGGTCACTTGCAATCATTGGAGGACAGTAATTTGAATCCTGAATTGAACGACGATGCTGAAGCACAAGCTGCTGCACAGGCTGCAATGGGTGAAGCTGcagcattgaaaagatctgTTCAGGAGATGGTTGATCAGGAAGAAACAGATGACGAAAACGCAAGAAAACgtcaaatgatgaaattaaCAGCTTCAATGCACAGTAATCTAGTTAATGATGATGGCTCTCTAGTTTCATTAGATGATACACAAGACGATAAACTGCCACGCGATGTAGCAGAACAGCTAAGATTACTTTCGTCCCATTTCAAGGAAGTCGAGGCACATAACATGGGTAATCAGTCAGGTGGAGATGGTGAGGATGAATCAAAACTCATTGTCAAGGACGAGATTccagatgaaaatattcaacCTGAATTAAGGGGACAGTAA
- the SNZ1 gene encoding pyridoxine biosynthesis protein SNZ1 (similar to Saccharomyces cerevisiae SNZ1 (YMR096W); ancestral locus Anc_2.465), which produces MSELKIKSGLAQMLKGGVIMDVVNPEQAIIAEKAGACAVMALERIPADMRKSGQVCRMSDPKMIKDIMASVSIPVMAKVRIGHFVEAQILQALEVDYIDESEVLTPADWEHHIKKNEYNVPFVCGAKNLGEALRRIDEGAAMIRTKGEAGTGDVSEAVKHITKIKGEIAEYKKTLKTDEEIKAKAKELRVPTELLMQVLEQGKLPVVNFAAGGVATPADAALLMQLGCEGVFVGSGIFKSSNPEKLAKAIVEATTHYNDAAKLLQVSSDLGDLMGGISVESIKQSDKRLAEIGW; this is translated from the coding sequence ATGTCAGAGTTGAAGATTAAGAGTGGCTTAGCCCAAATGTTGAAAGGTGGTGTTATCATGGATGTCGTTAATCCTGAACAGGCCATCATTGCAGAGAAAGCCGGAGCTTGTGCTGTTATGGCGTTGGAACGTATACCTGCCGATATGCGTAAATCTGGCCAGGTGTGTCGTATGTCCGATCCAAAGATGATTAAAGACATCATGGCAAGTGTTTCGATTCCTGTGATGGCAAAAGTACGTATTGGGCATTTTGTGGAAGCACAGATTTTACAAGCTCTGGAAGTTGATTATATTGACGAAAGTGAAGTATTGACGCCTGCTGATTGGGAGCATCATAttaaaaagaatgaatatAATGTTCCGTTTGTTTGCGGTGCCAAGAATCTGGGGGAGGCACTAAGGAGAATTGATGAAGGTGCTGCAATGATCCGTACGAAGGGTGAAGCGGGGACTGGAGATGTATCAGAGGCAGTCAAACATATCACAAAAATTAAAGGTGAAATTGCAGAATATAAGAAAACCTTGAAGACggatgaagaaataaaagcaaaagcaaaagaattAAGAGTTCCTACAGAATTATTAATGCAAGTGCTCGAACAAGGCAAGTTGCCAGTGGTTAATTTTGCCGCAGGCGGTGTAGCCACACCAGCAGATGCTGCATTATTGATGCAACTAGGTTGTGAAGGTGTCTTTGTTGGATCAggtattttcaaatcatccAACCCAGAGAAGTTGGCCAAGGCAATCGTTGAAGCAACGACACACTATAACGATGCAGCTAAATTGCTTCAGGTTTCAAGCGATTTGGGTGATTTAATGGGCGGTATTTCCGTTGAATCCATAAAGCAAAGTGACAAAAGACTAGCCGAAATCGGCTGGTAG
- the KTI12 gene encoding Kti12p (similar to Saccharomyces cerevisiae KTI12 (YKL110C); ancestral locus Anc_2.462): MPLILLTGYPCTGKTTVARELVALLQKRLESDPQLAKKNYNIIYHSDKSLGIKHSDYISSKNERKLRSEIISAVKRDLTKTNIVIVDSLNYIKGFRYQLHCEVKNVSTTYCLIQTMCPVDQILEWNQQRGEPEDVWDRELLDQLIQRYEEPNAQTRWDSPLFPVLTTQDSISDFIDDITVAVFNRAANSRDSLSKALQKPNSATILKPASQTNFIQKLDSETTLVVKKIMNHIKTLQSIGNSNCSARVIVSEGVTDINDDNCFYVDLPTISISLPHLQRLKRQFVTLNKLRDMDEKRIVPLFADYLSKNLND; encoded by the coding sequence ATGCCACTAATCTTGCTCACCGGGTATCCGTGTACTGGGAAGACAACTGTTGCCAGAGAATTGGTAGCGCTGTTGCAGAAACGGTTAGAGAGCGATCCGCAACTGGCGAAGAAAAATTATAACATAATTTATCACTCAGACAAGTCTCTGGGCATCAAGCATTCGGACTACATTTCGTCGAAAAATGAGAGGAAACTGCGTTCTGAAATCATCAGCGCTGTGAAAAGGGATTTGACCAAAACCAATATTGTGATAGTCGACTCGTTGAACTATATCAAGGGTTTTAGGTACCAGTTGCACTGCGAGGTGAAAAATGTGTCTACAACCTATTGTCTGATCCAGACAATGTGCCCGGTAGATCAGATCCTGGAATGGAATCAACAGCGCGGGGAGCCCGAGGACGTTTGGGACAGGGAACTGTTAGATCAATTGATACAGAGGTATGAAGAGCCAAACGCGCAAACCCGATGGGACTCGCCGTTGTTCCCGGTATTAACGACTCAAGATTCCATATCGGACTTCATCGATGATATCACCGTTGCGGTGTTCAATAGAGCAGCTAACTCTCGCGATTCACTTTCCAAAGCATTGCAGAAGCCCAACAGTGCcacaattttgaagccCGCCTCACAAACAaacttcattcaaaaactgGATTCCGAAACGACGCTTGTTGTGAAAAAGATCATGAACCATATAAAGACTTTACAATCGATTGGAAATTCTAACTGCTCAGCAAGAGTCATTGTCTCCGAAGGTGTGACAGACATCAATGACGACAATTGTTTTTACGTCGATCTACCAACGATTTCGATCTCTTTACCACACTTGCAAAGACTCAAAAGGCAGTTTGTCACATTAAATAAATTGAGAGACAtggatgaaaaaagaattgtaCCGTTATTTGCAGATTATTTGAGTAAAAATTTAAACGATTAA
- the MTG1 gene encoding putative GTPase MTG1 (similar to Saccharomyces cerevisiae MTG1 (YMR097C); ancestral locus Anc_2.463), giving the protein MFMPRYVFPTYNIAKQDFKGHQLKALRKLDSLKPQIQLICEIRDIRAPLSTRNVLIDKIIDKRFHEKLVIYTRKDLMTHNPEYLQKLSAWHEQIGENYIMINSKRAPDVANVLKTLQWYKKKYHDNLDGIPPPMGYKVLVSGMPNVGKSTLINSLRYLGSDANRGKKVARTGAEAGITRSTSELIRIGAAHDQLYLIDTPGIGLPGRLNVGNKMIVLSLCGCIKQGVIDPIIEADYLLFLMNLQRGATERSSFLQWYPAIGERPSNDIYEVLERMRKNRKSTLEDLARSWIQRTILSHDLIFDKELLLPADDFSFRDYVRNEVASSASFGMSTENTRRTTRQNDSSLFRKHIQ; this is encoded by the coding sequence ATGTTCATGCCCAGATATGTGTTCCCCACATACAACATAGCAAAAcaagatttcaaaggaCACCAGCTGAAAGCACTGAGAAAACTGGACTCCCTGAAGCCGCAAATCCAACTGATCTGCGAAATCAGAGATATAAGGGCGCCGCTCTCCACACGCAACGTGCTCATCGACAAGATAATCGACAAGAGGTTCCACGAAAAACTCGTAATCTACACCAGGAAGGACCTGATGACACACAATCCGGAGTACCTCCAGAAGCTCTCCGCATGGCACGAACAAATTGGCGAAAACTACATAATGATCAACTCCAAGAGAGCGCCTGATGTAGCGAACGTCCTCAAGACGCTGCAATGGTACAAGAAAAAGTATCACGACAACCTGGACGGCATCCCGCCGCCAATGGGATACAAAGTCCTCGTCAGTGGCATGCCCAACGTCGGCAAGTCCACGTTAATAAACTCATTGAGATACCTAGGGAGCGACGCCAACAGGGGCAAAAAAGTCGCCAGAACCGGGGCCGAGGCCGGCATTACGCGCTCGACGAGCGAGTTGATCCGGATCGGCGCGGCGCACGACCAACTCTATCTGATCGATACCCCGGGAATTGGCCTGCCGGGGCGACTCAACGTCGGCAACAAGATGATAGTGCTGTCGCTGTGCGGATGCATCAAACAGGGCGTCATCGACCCGATAATAGAGGCTGACTACCTGCTGTTCTTGATGAACCTACAACGCGGGGCAACAGAACGCTCGTCTTTCCTGCAGTGGTATCCCGCGATCGGTGAACGCCCGAGTAACGACATCTACGAGGTACTGGAAAGGATGAGAAAGAACAGGAAATCGACGCTCGAAGACCTTGCCAGATCGTGGATCCAGAGGACCATCCTTTCGCATGATCTCATTTTTGACAAGGAGCTGCTGCTACCCGCCGACGACTTCTCCTTCCGAGACTATGTCAGGAACGAAGTTGCGTCATCCGCAAGTTTCGGAATGTCGACGGAGAACACGCGCAGAACGACGCGTCAGAACGACTCGTCCTTGTTCCGAAAGCACATACAATGA
- the ATP25 gene encoding Atp25p (similar to Saccharomyces cerevisiae YMR098C; ancestral locus Anc_2.461) yields MLTPRVRLLLIRRLITVGPIVTPLRHTITRKYSTNGTKLLEDEALKDNGAKNEKGPATSNSPVDTKPWYLSMVDRDISQNLSAVENEYINLPDESPESLLKITKYLKGEMGLKDILIFDLKEKKSGDYNTAVTKISDFVIIATARSAKHCQSTFVQLNAMLKQTFKSVAYVEGNVNSKEERKKFKRMARKSNLGKSWGANSGTTSTGFAKDSEAWFMIDCNVDKIFVNILTERRRGELNLEELYAPESERDKYQLRQKSTATQPKDDNLLQVGEENNVLSGLRRLAYQRRQYSTSSPINTEPTKEHFKDFLKKALNEKNFEEAHSIIKQSQELESLSLLQTITDSLANVNVTTDAINEIDKWQDIFEYCWPLPLPMETSFQYWSLRMKFLKMLNVANPQLYPCSKIIDDYLIRKKTSGFYLSSDDLLQYLQLVKINLNLIQGGNYWDLLKSNENIVKALKVFNELNLANDHIIVSMLLKLMVMENNTSIKLHSLYEVIDFLCCQRDNLSSNVIVAVLETLASVKDWNKFFQFWEVGIKGVVPGQDYRPWSKFIRIILNSNDIELMQKLIEEGHLLWIKRNEVEITNDLIEQLRKLFRRTDYDLKSYLDI; encoded by the coding sequence ATGCTTACCCCAAGAGTGAGACTTTTATTGATAAGGCGGCTGATTACTGTTGGGCCTATTGTAACTCCTTTGCGACATACTATTACCAGGAAGTACTCAACTAACGGCACTAAATTGCTCGAAGATGAAGCACTGAAAGATAATGGtgcaaagaatgaaaaggGGCCTGCTACTTCCAACTCACCTGTAGATACTAAGCCATGGTATTTGTCTATGGTTGACAGAGACATTTCTCAGAATCTGTCTGCAGTCGAGAATGAATATATTAACTTGCCCGATGAATCACCGGAATCACTACTCAAGATCACAAAGTATTTAAAAGGTGAAATGGGACTAAAAGATATCTTGATATTTGatctcaaagaaaaaaaaagtggtGATTATAATACCGCAGTAACCAAGATAAGTGATTTTGTTATCATTGCAACGGCTAGATCAGCAAAGCATTGCCAAAGTACATTTGTTCAACTGAATGCTATGCTGAAACAAACATTTAAATCAGTCGCATATGTAGAAGGTAATGTAAATTCCAAAGaggaaaggaaaaaattcaaaagaatggCCAGAAAATCTAATTTAGGTAAATCTTGGGGAGCAAACTCGGGAACAACTTCAACAGGATTTGCAAAAGATTCAGAAGCATGGTTTATGATAGACTGCAATGtggataaaatttttgtaaatattttaaCTGAGAGAAGACGTGGTGAATTAAATCTAGAAGAATTATATGCACCAGAGAGTGAAAGAGATAAATATCAATTACGCCAAAAGTCAACAGCTACTCAACCTAAAGACGATAATCTATTACAAGttggtgaagaaaataatgtTCTTTCAGGATTGAGACGTTTAGCATACCAGAGAAGACAGTACTCAACATCGTCGCCAATAAACACTGAACCTACAAAGgaacatttcaaagattttttgaaaaaggctttaaatgaaaaaaatttcgaaGAAGCTCATAGTATAATTAAACAGAGTCAAGAGCTAGAATCCCTGTCGTTGTTACAAACCATCACTGATTCTTTGGCCAATGTTAATGTTACGACAGACGCTATAAATGAAATAGATAAATGGCAAGAcatatttgaatattgtTGGCCACTACCTTTACCCATGGAAACATCATTTCAATACTGGTCATTGAGaatgaaatttcttaaAATGTTAAATGTTGCAAATCCACAGCTATACCCGTGTTCCAAGATTATCGATGATTATCttataagaaaaaaaacaagcGGATTTTACCTAAGTAGCGATGATCTGTTGCAATATTTGCAGTTGGTAAAgataaatttgaatctaATTCAAGGTGGGAATTATTGGGATTTATTAAAAAGTAACGAAAACATAGTAAAAGCTTTAAAAGTTTTTAACGAATTGAATTTAGCGAATGATCATATAATCGTATCAATGTTGTTGAAACTCATGGTAATGGAAAATAATACATCTATCAAACTGCATTCACTATATGAGgttattgattttttatgttGCCAAAGAGATAATTTAAGCAGTAATGTTATTGTAGCAGTTCTAGAAACATTAGCGTCAGTTAAGGATTGGaataaatttttccagttttgGGAAGTAGGAATCAAAGGCGTGGTTCCTGGACAAGATTATAGACCATGGAGTAAATTCATAAGAATAATACTTAACTCAAACGACATTGAATTAATGCAAAAACTAATAGAAGAAGGCCATCTTTTATGGATAAAGAGGAATGAGGTGGAGATTACGAATGATTTAATTGAACAATTGCGTAAATTGTTCCGAAGGACTGATTACGATCTGAAATCATATTTAGATATTTAA
- the HAP4 gene encoding transcription factor HAP4 (similar to Saccharomyces cerevisiae HAP4 (YKL109W); ancestral locus Anc_2.464), with amino-acid sequence MSVTKHLPIQPYPGIHSAVGSDAHDHAGSGNATAKECSKGLKIRTSRHWVLPPRPKPGRKPNHSHDSSKKKKQAQSQTQSQVRTQAQTPVPEPVQAEKSNKGLLKKEIISIKLENNKLKVELGQLVDNLQDLKQKYNLARQKSHDNDLIKEKAKQKPKDKARPKKTTNTSMSASAGTKANPKKREYLDDSTFAFLKFEDESDEMRTESESVGLSPILISNAKMNCTSSISSCKTILTDDEDILTVSSSTPNSLFSSDLQHSSSISSASSINVTAASTTNHQLNNRASPGKNTVAASNDLRFLDSYEQMHFYDKYMCAEPVAQPVLEAEHQHQQHQPQQQQQSLHSIKEEDSDFPLMSLASNDNENVLSFLQQNNDSELPSFTSDPSKPCYNGLFFNSKPSYETDDLFQNISVPQDTDDTLMTTTTATTATTATTSFYVPPSLEELMEEQDGGTKFFSMINTTTTTATTIPANADDDDDALNLHNYDDDFDMLKVEVFDMVN; translated from the coding sequence ATGTCTGTAACGAAACATTTGCCAATACAGCCATATCCGGGTATTCACAGCGCAGTTGGAAGCGATGCGCACGATCACGCAGGCAGCGGAAATGCGACTGCGAAGGAGTGTTCCAAGGGGCTCAAGATAAGGACGTCGAGACACTGGGTGCTGCCACCTAGACCCAAGCCGGGGCGCAAGCCCAACCATTCGCATGAtagttcaaaaaagaagaagcaggCCCAAAGCCAGACCCAAAGCCAGGTGCGAACGCAGGCCCAGACGCCCGTGCCGGAACCAGTGCAGGCGGAAAAGTCGAACAAAGGTCTTCtcaagaaagaaatcatCTCGATCAAGTTGGAGAACAACAAGTTGAAAGTGGAGCTGGGCCAGCTGGTCGACAATCTGCAGGATCTGAAGCAGAAGTATAATCTAGCGAGGCAAAAAAGCCACGACAACGATCTGATAAAGGAGAAGGCGAAGCAGAAGCCCAAAGACAAGGCGAGACCGAAAAAAACGACAAACACGAGCATGAGCGCTAGTGCTGGCACGAAAGCTAATCccaagaaaagagaatacCTTGACGATTCGACGTTCGCATTCTTGAAGTTTGAGGACGAAAGCGATGAAATGCGTACAGAATCTGAATCAGTGGGCTTATCACCCATTTTGATCTCGAACGCAAAGATGAACTGCACGTCGTCGATTTCCAGCTGCAAGACAATCCTAACTGATGATGAGGACATTCTAACGGTGTCGTCATCTACACCGAATTCTCTATTCTCATCAGATTTACAGCATTCCTCTTCGATTTCGTCCGCTTCTTCCATCAATGTGACTGCTGCATCTACGACGaatcatcaattgaacaaTAGAGCTTCGCCAGGTAAAAATACAGTTGCGGCAAGCAATGATCTAAGGTTTTTGGACAGCTATGAACAAATGCACTTTTATGACAAATACATGTGTGCCGAGCCTGTCGCTCAGCCGGTGCTCGAAGCAGAACACCAGCATCAGCAGCACCAAccacaacagcaacagcaaagTTTACACTCCATCAAGGAAGAAGACTCTGATTTCCCATTGATGTCACTTGCATCAAACGATAACGAAAACGTTTTGAGTTTCTTACAACAAAACAATGATAGCGAATTACCGTCCTTTACTTCAGATCCAAGTAAGCCATGCTACAATGgccttttttttaactCAAAACCAAGTTACGAAACTGATgatttatttcaaaatatatctgTACCTCAAGATACTGATGATACTTTGATGACAACAACAACTGCAACAACTGCAACGACTGCAACAACAAGCTTCTACGTTCCTCCCTCATTAGAGGAATTGATGGAAGAACAAGATGGTGGAAcgaaatttttctcaatgATAAATACTACCACTACCACGGCTACCACTATTCCCGCTAAtgctgatgatgatgacgatgcTTTAAATTTACATAATTACGATGACGATTTTGATATGTTAAAAGTTGAGGTTTTTGACATGGTTAACTAA